Part of the Microbulbifer salipaludis genome is shown below.
TCTACCAGCCGCGAGGTATCGATGGCATCGGGCAGGCTGTCGGCAATCTGTTTGCGCGCGCGGAATATCTGGGTGTTCAGGTGGTTGACCGTGATACCCAGCTCGCGGGTGGCGAGATCAATGGCCACCCAGCCCTGATCGGGCGCGTCTACATTGCGCTGAATGTCGCGGATGCGCGCACGCGCCAAGTACAGCAGCAGGTAGTTATGGGTGCGCGCTGCCAGGTCGAGGCGCATGTCGTCTTTGGCCAGCTGTAGTTGCACATGCTCTTCGTGATGGCTCACGGTAAAGCGCAGGCGGAAGTCGGAGACACACAGGTTCTTGAACGAGAGCTCGGTGGTGGTGCTCTGGCTAGCGGCGAGGAACAGTGTCCAGCTGCTGTGGGCACAGTCGATGCGGCTGTTGTGATGGACGACCCTGGCGCTTTCGCCGTGCTCTGGCCCCTCAATCAGTTCGTAGACCCACACCCCGTTCACCGGGTTGAAATGCAGGCTGGCAATGGGGTCGTGCTCGTCGGGCAGCAGGTGGTAGGACTCCAACGGCATACCTTCACCGGTGTGGATGTCGATCAGCAGGTTTTCCGGCGGGTCGAGGTTTTCCACCTTCCAGGCCGGGTTGGTGGCGCGACCGAAGGTAAGCACGTCGCCGATATTGAGCGGCTGGTTCTTGGCGGGGATGAGCTGCTGCCCGTTGACCCAGGTACCGTTGCGGCTGAGGTCGCGAATGATCCAGTGGCTGCCGGTCCACTGGACGGCTGCGTGAATGCCGGAGATTTCAGGCAGAGTGATGCGCGTATCGGCAACCCCCTGGCGGCGGCCAATGGTGTGGTGGGCCATCAGGTAGACGGGTTGATCCTGATCCGGATGTTGCAAGCTGGCCATGACTGGTCCCTTCCCTAAAACAAGCTGTACCTCGTCGCCAACGATCTCGCGTTAGAACTGCCAGCGGACTGGTGTACAGAAATGATCAAGAACAGGGCGGCCGGAGTGGTTCTCGCCGGGCACAGCCATGTGCACAGCTGACGCGCTGATATCCGCTGTTAGCAGCAGATTGGCGCGGGCCGATTGTTATTGCCGGAGCGTTTCTGCGGCCTTGGGTGGTACACCGCGCGCCTGCCGTAGCAGGGTGGTCCACCTCTCTTTTTGGTTTGCCGCAGCAGAGCGTTCGCCGCTGTCTTGAGTCTGTGGCCGTTGCCGTCATGGGCGAGCGTCCACTTTAGTGTTGTTGCCGTAGTTATACCGGACTGTGGAACGAATGCAACGATTGGATGCGACTTGTTGCTAAATGCGCAAAATCTTGCACCAGCGTACCAGGTAGAGAGTGCCGTCGGCGGGCGGGT
Proteins encoded:
- a CDS encoding FHA domain-containing protein, translating into MASLQHPDQDQPVYLMAHHTIGRRQGVADTRITLPEISGIHAAVQWTGSHWIIRDLSRNGTWVNGQQLIPAKNQPLNIGDVLTFGRATNPAWKVENLDPPENLLIDIHTGEGMPLESYHLLPDEHDPIASLHFNPVNGVWVYELIEGPEHGESARVVHHNSRIDCAHSSWTLFLAASQSTTTELSFKNLCVSDFRLRFTVSHHEEHVQLQLAKDDMRLDLAARTHNYLLLYLARARIRDIQRNVDAPDQGWVAIDLATRELGITVNHLNTQIFRARKQIADSLPDAIDTSRLVERRAYEMRLGGYMLDIFKGSQKEELEASTGEYALAPEPA